AATGAATATTTATGAGCCCACAATTCTTATcgaatataataatataaatacaatcATTTCATTTGACATAATTTTGGTTCAAAATCAAATACTGAAGTGAAATGTCTATATATGGATCCGCTAAAGTCAAATGCCTTATCTTATTTTTCGGTCGGAATCAAGTCATGGGCTATGCAACTCTCATACATCTGGTAAAAAAACTAAGTGGGACCATCCATGGTGAGACTTGCATGACCTGTTGGATTTCATGGGCAGGATAAAGGTCTTGATCCTTTTTACGTTTTCTTCCTCAATGCTTACAGGCCCCTAATCTCATCATAAATCAGCCTGAAGAGAGATTAGCGGAGATGGACGAGTGGTGTACAACGCATCACACTGACTCTGGTCTTGTGGATGCAGTCAGGGCAAGCAAGGTAAGGCCATGTCCGaaatggcgacttcggctacagctacggctagatcgtgcGCATCTGcctcttcaacactggcagacacaccgatctagccatagctgtagccggaCACGGCCTTTATACCAACAAAAGCTTCACTTTATAAACATTTCAAAGGAGGCCAAAACAAAGCCTGTATGAGAAGGTAGCGATAGTAGCGAACCACCCAAAAGCTTCAGCACAAGGATCCCTCCCCTTGGAGGCTAGACCCCTGCCACACAGGACGACAGAGTTCCAAGTTTGGCTGCCCTCCCAGAGTTTAATTAGACCTAGACTCAATTTtatcatagagctacttaaatAGACAAAAGTGCTtcatgttctgctaagcaaaaatcagCAGGAAACCCGTTGCAAACTGTACAAAAGGACATTTGGTAACCTTGTTCAATAAGCACAATTCTTTTTGATCAAAgctttgttaatattttgttccaAAGCAGCTCGATGTAATTTGCTCCAATGACATGATTGGTCTTGCAAAATCACTGTCTATAACTTTTCATTCCCCAACAGGTTTCAGTGCAGCAAGCCGAGTATGAGATGCTTGCGTTCATTCGTCAACACACCATGCCTAAAAAGTGCCCCCTGGCAGGCAACTCGGTCCACGTTGACAAGACTTTCCTGGAGAAATACATGCCACAGTTTGTTGAGCATCTTCACTATCGGATAGTTGATGTTAGCACCGTCAAGGAATTATGCAGGTGTGCTTTCACATCTACTATAAACCCACCCATCTACTAACCCTTGCCTTTacttcaggcatgatattcttcccaCTTTAGTCCAATTTCTGATTTTTGGGGCCTCAGAAattgtaacaattttttttatgaaattggcctgaAAAGTCTGTTAAAGACTGAACCATAATTATGTAGGTCAACTCttgtcctacttttttcccaagGGCCAAATACCATGCCTGTTAACTAGGTCATCTGTGCATGCTTTTGGACGAGCTATTCATCCTGTGATGGGGGGGGGCTGGACTTTTTTAAAACTAGAGTGGATTGTTGGCTCAGCGTTTTCTATTCCTGCCGTTCACATTGATTGACCCTGGTTCACATTGATTGACCCTGGTTCACATTGttgaccctggttcaaatctcaTGGTATGTAGGTTGCGAGGCAGCAAGTCGCTCTGCCATACCAGTTGTTCACAAATAATTATCCACTGtttctttgttattgttttctcattGTTTGCTCATGAGGGAGATATAGACAAGAAAATTATTATCTTTCGGAAGTTTTGTGAGCATGGTTTTCCTGCCACATCCAAAACAGAACATTTTCTTCTCACTTTCTATTTGTACTGTTCTTTAAATTATATATCATCATACTTTTGTTCAAAATCAAATGGCGACACTTAAAAATAagtttatttctcaaaataaacaaagtacaGAGTGAGTATCAAAATGCTGGATTGAAGATAAGTGGATTTAATTTGGCCGATTCTCTTATGAAAAACAACTTCTCTTTCCTGCTAAAAACAAGTTAAGAGCCCAAGTTCAAAATTGTTGACCTCTTGTGAACTCTGACCtcacatgtactttttgtaggcgCTGGTACCCTCGGCAGTGGAGCGATGTCCCCTACAAGAAAGGCGCTCATCGAGCTCTTGATGACATCACCGAGAGTATCAAAGAACTGAAATACTACAGGACTAAAATCTTCAAGTGATTTTGAATCAAGGAAAGTTTGCATTTTGGCTGGTTGCATTTCGGCATTTCCTGTTTTAGGTGAATATCGGTGCCAAGACAACTTTTAGCCAACAAATTTACTAAGCACAGCATAAAATTGCTTAGTAGATTTTACAGGGGACCAGGCAAAATGCAGTATGTGTATTCTGTTTCTCACTGGTTCTCTGTCAACATATGCTTGCACAAGTTTTGAAGACTCTGTGAGACAGGGCCCTTGTTTTAGTACAAACAAGTTGAAGGCTTTCAGTATAATTTACAAGTACAGTACAAGTCAACTTTGGTGTTGTTTAAGCTAATTTGCCTAAATTTTGTATTCCTAAATATGTTTACGAGGGCGACAGAAGCTGTATGGCCTCCAACAAACCtaatactttgtttttgttggggCAAGGTAGTTGTTTTAAGTAAAGGGCACCTCATCTCATTGAAggaaatgtaaatttatatCGGAATATTTCAATGGGGCATAAAGGCAGGTGGCTCCTTGCCCCCTGCTCTATTAGAAACTTCAGGgcaatatatataatataatatttcaTTTTAGTGCTCtctaaaaaatcaaaataaaagagCATGTCCTCGTAAAATGTTCTTCATTCTGAAGCTGTATTAGAAATCTTGAATTGTGTATGCAAGATTCAAAACCTTTGAATAGTGAAGAAATTGTGAAATAATTAAACTAGttcatcaggcctggaatttcatctttgaaagggcaagaccattttcgttttgcaaagggcactggaaaatcttaaagtctatggaaaACTTTTTCAGGGGCAgcaaggccaagatcaggggtAACAGAGGCTGTGTAATTCCATGCCTGGTTTATGGCAGACAACCAAGTTGATAGAGGTGGTGTTTTTCTCTATGGAAGAACTTGACTCCCCTCTATCTTCACATATTCACCACTTCTATCAAGAAGAAATTATGATAGTCGTCCATAAATTAGTTTCCTGGGTCTTTAAAATGCGCAAAAGCTTTTCAATTCCAAACCCccatgggtcgatttcacctTGACTTTGAATCAATCAACATCACAATACAGATaatatggtgatactgaaaaccaatcttaagatcaatcttggtgatttgtgaaatcgagccctggaaACTCAGCAAATGTAATCAGTAAtaagccacaagggaaactgactgtgtaaatattaactatttaggggttgaacaaagaacaaatgatacgagtgggatttgaactgtgACCTCCAGATCAACCTGCCagtgctctatcaactgagctacatGTTTCTAGCCCCAATGATGGTGGTCTCCGTATTCTGACAAGGACATTGACCATTAATCGGGAGACCGTCAATATTGGGGcaagaaagctcagttggtggagtgACTGGGTGAAAATAGTTAGATCCCGTGCAAGGATTGTTTGCCCATCGCAAAATAGTAGTTTGCCCAaggcgaaaaaaaaaatgaacctgtGTGAAATAGTTTTTTGCCCTGGTGAATTAGTAATCCAGGATTTTTTTCTGTTATGTCCAAAATAGTTTGTAAGGACGTTCCCGTAGAAATCAATGATGTATTGAACCTTTATAGGAAAAGCAAAACagtccaaataaaaataaataattaatgtgagcaacaacaaaatcagcTAATGTTATTCAAAGGTTAAAGTCATTTATTTAATGGAGTACAATAAAGTAAACTGTGTATAAAAATCAGcagtaaatgtaaaaaaaaaaagccgaGTTGTCTTTAGTCATAATTTGTTcagtactttttaaaatatgagATCAGCTTTTCGTCTGTGGTTCAATGTCAACAGTTTAGATTTTAAAAGAACGATAATATAACATTTGTAAAAAAGTTGAACATTTCAACCAACAAGAAGATAAAAATGGCTCATCGATAGTTGTGAAGTACTTGATAAAACCTAAATGTTATTGCTTATGTAC
The nucleotide sequence above comes from Asterias rubens chromosome 12, eAstRub1.3, whole genome shotgun sequence. Encoded proteins:
- the LOC117297436 gene encoding oligoribonuclease, mitochondrial-like, translating into MLKLGVFPRCFWALKNVVWSSLINTRQLRIDNTGGENPSADNMANKDELRKRLVWVDLEMTGLDVDKCHILEMACLVTDSDLNVVAEAPNLIINQPEERLAEMDEWCTTHHTDSGLVDAVRASKVSVQQAEYEMLAFIRQHTMPKKCPLAGNSVHVDKTFLEKYMPQFVEHLHYRIVDVSTVKELCRRWYPRQWSDVPYKKGAHRALDDITESIKELKYYRTKIFK